One Bufo gargarizans isolate SCDJY-AF-19 chromosome 3, ASM1485885v1, whole genome shotgun sequence DNA segment encodes these proteins:
- the LOC122931779 gene encoding gastrula zinc finger protein XlCGF17.1-like, with protein sequence MPGGKQYSFSECEKGFSQKSNPIKHQRTHTREKAFSCLECGKCFSDKSNHNIHLRTHTGEKPYSCPECGKCFSQKSDLCKHLRIHTGEKPYSCPKCEKCFTDKSNLNTHQRTHTGEKPYSCPECGNCFSQKADLCKHLRIHTGEKPYSCPKCEKCFTDKSNLNTHQRTHTGEKAFSCPECGKCFSYKSNCETHLRTHTGEKPYSCPECGKCFSQKAELCKHLRTHTKEKPYSCPECGKCFSQKKDLSKHLRTHTGEKPYSCSECGKCFSQKADLCKHLRIHTGEKPYSCPKCEKCFTNKSNLI encoded by the exons ATGCCTG gaggaAAGCAATATTCGTTTTCTGAATGTGAGAAaggttttagtcagaaatcaaatCCTATTAAacatcaaagaactcacacaAGAGAGAAGGCATTTTCATGtcttgaatgtgggaagtgttttagtgaCAAATCAAATCATAATAttcatctgagaactcacacaggagagaagccatattcatgtcctgaatgtgggaaatgttttagtcagaaatcagatctttgtaaacatctgagaattcacacaggagagaagccatattcatgtcctaaatgtgagaaatgttttactgaCAAATCAAATCTTAAtacacatcagagaactcacacaggagagaagccatattcatgtcctgaatgtgggaattGTTTTAGTCAGAAAGCAGATCTTTGTAAACatctgagaattcacacaggagagaagccatattcatgtcctaaatgtgagaaatgttttactgaCAAATCAAATCTTAAtacacatcagagaactcacacaggagagaaggcattttcatgtcctgaatgtgggaagtgttttagctaCAAATCAAATTGTGAaacacatctgagaactcacacaggagagaagccctattcatgtcctgaatgtgggaaatgttttagtcagaaagCAGAGCTTTGtaaacatctgagaactcacacaaaagagaagccatattcatgtcctgaatgtgggaaatgttttagtcagaaaaAAGATCTTAGTAAACAtctaagaactcacacaggagaaaagccatattcatgttctgaatgtgggaaatgttttagtcagaaagCAGATCTTTGTAAACatctgagaattcacacaggagagaagccatattcatgtcctaaatgtgaaaaatgttttactAACAAATCAAATCTTAtt